AACGAAACCAAAAGTAACGTTACGTGATCTGTCTCCTGCCCCGATTTATAAAGGACGAGAGGAGAAACAAGCGGTATCGTTTGTTATTAATGTGGCGTGGGGGGAAGAGTATTTGCCATCGATGCTGCAAACATTACAAAAACAAAATGTGAAAGTAACCTTTTTTATTGAAGGTCAATTTGCAAAAAATAATCCTGATATCGTAAAAATGATTGCTGAAGAAGGTCATGAAATTGGGAACCATTCTTTTTCCCATCCGGATATGGGGCGGATGTCTAAAGAAGCAGCGTATAAAGAAATAAAACAGACCAATGACGTTCTGTCTTCTATTACAGGAGAGGTACCGCGCTTATTCGGTCCTCCAAGCGGTGCGTTTAATGAAGAAACGCTACGAGCTGCCCGCAGTCTTTCGATGGATACTATTTTATGGACCGTTGATACGGTTGATTGGAAAAATCCTAACTCTGTTTCTATGAAGTTAAAAATAGTCTCGAAAAGCCATGCGGGCGCAATCGTATTAATGCATCCGACAAAAGTAACAGATCAAACATTAGAAGAAATGATTGTGGGTGTACAAAATAAAGGATTTGTGATCATCCCCGTTTCTGAATTAATCAGTGAAAAAAGGCAATTCATTGAGAACTAGAATCAAAAGTGATATAGTGTAAATAGTTTTCATCGTAAAGAATTGCTAGCAGTATGGGAGGAACACGCACTTGATTATCAAACATACATGTACAAACGGAGTAAGAGTTATTATTGAACCGATTACAACGGTTCGTTCAGTCGCGATTGGCGTTTGGGTAGGAACGGGTTCGCGATATGAAGAGTTGCAGAACAACGGTATTTCACACTTTTTAGAACACATGTTTTTTAAAGGTACAAAAAAAAGAAGTGCAAAAGAAATTGCAGAGTCATTTGATAGTGTAGGTGGTCAAGTAAATGCATTTACAAGTAAAGAGTATACTTGCTACTATGCAAAAGTACTAGATACACATAAAAGCATGGCATTAGATGTGTTAGCGGACATGTTTTTTGAATCTACATTTATCGAAGTAGAATTAGAAAAAGAAAAAAATGTTGTATTAGAAGAAATTAAGATGTATGAAGACACACCAGATGATATCGTTCATGACTGTATCTCCCAAGCAAGTTTTGGAACTCATCCATTAGGATATCCTATTTTAGGAACAAAAGAAACGGTTAAAAGTTTTACTAGAGATGACTTATTTGCTTATAAGGAACAAATGTATTCTCCTGATGCTGTGGTCATTTCGGTAGCAGGGAATGTGGATGAATCATTTATTCGCGAAATTGAATCGTATTTTGGTCATTTTACATCGCAAAATCATGAAAAGGCGTCTGAAAAGCCAATCTTTTTATTTGATACAAAGGCAAAGAAAAAAACAACCGAACAAGCGCATCTATGTATTGGATTTGAAGGTTTGCCTGTTGGACATGAACGTTTATATGATTTAGCTATTTTAAATAATATTTTAGGTGGGTCAATGAGCAGTCGTTTGTTCCAAGGAGTAAGGGAAGAACGAGGACTAGCTTATTCTATTTTTTCCTATCATTCTTCTTATCAAGACCAAGGATTACTTACCATTTACGGTGGAACGGGAAGTGACCAACTTGAAAAATTGTATGCTGTTATTTTAAAAGAAATTGAAGATTTAAAACATCATGGAGTAACAGAAAAAGAGGTTATGAACAGTAAAGAACAATTAAAAGGGAATTTAATGTTAGGGTTGGAAAGTACAAATAGTAGAATGAGTCGCAATGGGAAAAATGAGTTGCTATTAAAACGTCATCGTTCTCTCGATGAAATTATTACTCAAATTGATGCCGTGACATTATCTTCTGTGAATATGCTTGCAAAAGATTTATTTGATCAATCTTTTTCAAGGGCCTTAATTAGTCCGAAAGCAACTTTTCCAGTTGATAAAAATTAAAAAAAGCACTATGTTTCTTTTTATCTAAGGAGCATAGTGCTTTTTCTATTTTTATAACCATACATAAATAGTAATCAAGGAGAAGGGGTGGAGAGTATGAGGTTAAGTGAATTAAGCGGGAAAGAAATGATTGATATTTCAAGGGGAGAACGCCTTGGTTTTATCGGGCAAACAGATGTTTTAATTGATGAAGAAACAGGGTATGTTCGGGCTTTTATTATTCCAACGTTAAAATGGTTAGGAATGAAAAAAACAGGAGAAGAAGTGTATATTTATTGGGAAAATATCAAAAAAATTGGGGACGATTTCATGGTTATTGATTCCGAGGAAAGCGAGTAAAAAAGAACAAGTAACATGCACATCTGTCTCATTTTGTTCATACTATGAAGCAAAATTGAAAAAGAGGGTGAGCAAAAGTTGAAGCAACATAAAACATTAGAAATAGTCATTCTTGGCGGGGATCATCGACAAGTAGAACTGATTCGTAAATTACAACAATTATCCGTGCACGTGACGATAATCGGGTTTGATAAATTGGAAAATAGTTTTGTTAGTGTAAAAAAAGAAGCAATAGACGCTTATCCTTTTGAAAAAGCAGACGCTTTGTTTTTACCCGTTTCAGGTGTTTTAGACAATGGAGAATTAACGGCTGTCTTTTCGCATGATACGCTTTCTTTTACAACAGAGATGCTAAAGCGGACAAAAAAAGAGTGTAAAATATATACAGGAATTATAACGAACACGTTAGATACTATGTTAGAGGAAGTTCCGCGAGAAGTTACTGTCTTATTTGATCGAGATGATTTAGCGATTTATAATTCAATCCCAACATCAGAAGGTGCATTATTTTTAGCCATGAAATATACAGATTTTACGATTCATGGCAGCAAGGTGGCCATTTTAGGTTTTGGTCGTATTGCACTTTCTTTGTTGCGTACTTTTCAAGCATTACAAGCAGAAGCGATTGTATTTGCGAGAAAAAGCAGTCAATTAGCACGGGCATATGAAATGGGAGCCAAAGTGTACCCGCTTGATGAGATGAAGGAACGCATGAGAGATGTGGACATTTGTTTAAATACGATTCCTGCGCCTGTTTTAACAAAAGAAGTGTTAACGTCTATGCCACTCCATACGTTTATTTTAGATTTAGCTTCTGCTCCAGGAGGGACCGATTTTACCTTTGCTAAACAACGGGGGATGAATGCTATTCTTGCACCAGGAATACCTGGAATGATTGCGCCAAGAACGGCAGGAAAAATTTTAGCAGACGTTTGTGTAGAAAGAATAACTTCTGACTTTTTTAAAGGGAGTGGTGCAGAATGTTAAAAGGAAAACGAATTGGATTTGGCCTAACTGGTTCCCATTGTACGTATGAAGAAGTATTACCACAAATAGCAAAACTAGTGGAAAGTGGTGCGGAAGTAGTACCTATTGTATCATATACACTCCAATCAACTGATACACGATTTGGGAAAGCAACGGAATGGGTGGAAAAAATTGAACAGCTTACGAATCAAAAACTAATTGGTTCTATTGTGGAAGCGGAGCCATTGGGACCGAAATATCCGTTAGATTGCATGGTGATTGCCCCTTTAACGGGAAACTCTTTAAGCAAACTTGCCAATGCCTTAACGGATTCCCCTGTACTTATGGCGGCAAAAGCAACGATGCGCAATTTAAAACCAGTTGTAATTGCGCTTTCAACAAATGATGGCCTTGGCTTAAACGGCAGCAATATTATGAAATTAATGGCAACAAAAAATATTTACTTTGTACCGTTTGGTCAAGATGCTCCATTTAAAAAACCCAACTCATTAGTTGCTGATATGACCAAAATAAAAGATACGGTTATCGAAGCATTAAATGGAAGACAAATTCAGCCAATTCTTATCGAAAACTATGGATAGAAAGAAAGTAGTCATTGATAATCATTGTTTTTTGACGTATTGTAATAGTACAAGAGAAACTTATTCTTTTATTAAAGCGATAATGTGGTAAAATAATTTTTAAATATTCTTTACAATAATCGACTTTTGACAAATGAGATGTCAATCATGGGAAGGGGAATAATGTAGATGAAAGCAAAAAAAGAATTTCATGTTGCAGTGGTAGGTGCAACAGGTGCTGTTGGGACAATGATTTTACAAACACTAGAAGATAGAAACTTCCCGATTGCCAAATTATCTTTATTATCTTCTAAACGTTCAGCCGGAACAAAGTTAATGTTTAAAGGAGAAGAAGTAGAGGTAAAAGAAGCGACACCAGAAAGTTTTGAAGGGGTAGACGTTGCGTTATTTAGTGCTGGTGGTTCTGTGTCAAAAAAATTCGTACCAGAAGCAGTGAAACGCGGTGCAATCGTAGTAGATAATACAAGTGCATACCGAATGGATCCCAATGTACCTTTAGTAGTGCCAGAAGTGAACGAAGCTGATTTATTTACGCACAAAGGGATTATTGCGAACCCTAACTGTTCTACTATCCAAATGGTCGTTGCACTAGAACCAATTCGTAAAGCATTTGGCTTGAAAAAAGTAATTGTTTCTACCTATCAAGCAGTTTCTGGAGCAGGTGCAAGTGCAATCCAAGAACTTAAAAATCAAACGAAACAAGTGCTTGAAGGAACGAAAGTGGAAAAAAATATTTTACCAGTAGGTAGTGGAGATAAACATTATCAAATTGCGTTTAATGCGATTCCACAAATCGACGTATTTACTGATAATGGATTCACGTATGAAGAAATGAAAATGATTAATGAAACGAAAAAAATTATGCATGAACCATCTTTAAAAGTAGCAGCTACTTGCGTGCGTCTTCCAATCGTTCGTGGTCATGCAGAAAGTGTATTTATTAAAGTAGACAAAAAAGGAATTTCTGTAGAAGATATTCAAAAAGTATTAGAATTAGCAGATGGTGTGACAGTTGTCGACAGCCCAGAAAACCAAGAATATCCAATGCCAGTCGGTGCAGAAGGAAAACGCGATACATTTGTTGGTCGAATCCGTAAAGATTTAGACGATAAAAAAGGTTTCCATATGTGGATTGTATCGGATAATTTATTAAAAGGTGCGGCATGGAACTCTGTACAAATTGCAGAAAGTCTAATTAAACTTGGTTTATTGAAATAAAAGAGGTGTCATCATGAAAGTCATCGTACAAAAGTTCGGTGGGACTTCGCTTCGAGATGAAATAGGCCGTGATCGCGCGTATAAACATATTATGCGCGCGATTCAAGATGGCTATAAGGTCGTATGTGTCGTATCTGCTATGGGACGTAATGGAGATGCTTACGCAACAGATACGTTGCTCAGTTTAGTGAATCCAAATTACTTAGCATTGCGTGAAAAAGATTTACTTTTATCATGCGGAGAAGTGATTTCGTCCATTGTCTTTACTTCTCAGTTAAATGAAAATGGTCTTCATGCTGTTGCTTTAACTGGGGCACAAGCAGGATTTCATACGAACGAAGAGCATACGAACGCTAAAATCATAGACATGAAGTGCGAACGTATTGTAAAAGAACTCAATAATGCTGATGTCGTTGTTGTAGCAGGGTTTCAAGGGATGAGTAAAAACGGAGAAATAACAACGTTAGGTCGCGGTGGTAGTGATACGAGTGCTGCTGCATTAGGTGCAGCTCTTTCAGCAGATTACATTGATATTTTTACCGATGTAGAAGGGGTCATGACTGCTGATCCACGTATTGTAAAAGATGCGCAACCCATTTCAAGATTAACGTATAATGAGATTTGTAATTTGGCCTATCAAGGGGCAAAAGTAATTCATCCACGAGCGGTAGAAATTGCCATGCAGGCGAAAATACCAATCCGTATTCGTTCGACGTATTCTGATTCTCTTGGAACACTTGTTACGTCAATGACCCGTCCGAACAAAGGGCAAGATATTGCAGAACGGCTTGTTACTGGAATTGCTCATGTAAAAGACGTGACACAAATTCAACTAGAAACAACAGAAACAAGCTACGAGATGCAATCAGGAGTATTTAAAGCGATGGCTAGTGCG
The genomic region above belongs to Massilibacterium senegalense and contains:
- a CDS encoding polysaccharide deacetylase family protein → MRKIRTFSLFLMFAISILIIQKTAILDYVTSIKYDSLDVSKMDDPLYVEIQKRAKDHEVKPEDARIDSIWKGVPGLNGKKVDVRLSYDKMKKKGTFDETLLVYKETKPKVTLRDLSPAPIYKGREEKQAVSFVINVAWGEEYLPSMLQTLQKQNVKVTFFIEGQFAKNNPDIVKMIAEEGHEIGNHSFSHPDMGRMSKEAAYKEIKQTNDVLSSITGEVPRLFGPPSGAFNEETLRAARSLSMDTILWTVDTVDWKNPNSVSMKLKIVSKSHAGAIVLMHPTKVTDQTLEEMIVGVQNKGFVIIPVSELISEKRQFIEN
- a CDS encoding M16 family metallopeptidase, which codes for MIIKHTCTNGVRVIIEPITTVRSVAIGVWVGTGSRYEELQNNGISHFLEHMFFKGTKKRSAKEIAESFDSVGGQVNAFTSKEYTCYYAKVLDTHKSMALDVLADMFFESTFIEVELEKEKNVVLEEIKMYEDTPDDIVHDCISQASFGTHPLGYPILGTKETVKSFTRDDLFAYKEQMYSPDAVVISVAGNVDESFIREIESYFGHFTSQNHEKASEKPIFLFDTKAKKKTTEQAHLCIGFEGLPVGHERLYDLAILNNILGGSMSSRLFQGVREERGLAYSIFSYHSSYQDQGLLTIYGGTGSDQLEKLYAVILKEIEDLKHHGVTEKEVMNSKEQLKGNLMLGLESTNSRMSRNGKNELLLKRHRSLDEIITQIDAVTLSSVNMLAKDLFDQSFSRALISPKATFPVDKN
- a CDS encoding YlmC/YmxH family sporulation protein translates to MRLSELSGKEMIDISRGERLGFIGQTDVLIDEETGYVRAFIIPTLKWLGMKKTGEEVYIYWENIKKIGDDFMVIDSEESE
- the dpaA gene encoding dipicolinic acid synthetase subunit A yields the protein MKQHKTLEIVILGGDHRQVELIRKLQQLSVHVTIIGFDKLENSFVSVKKEAIDAYPFEKADALFLPVSGVLDNGELTAVFSHDTLSFTTEMLKRTKKECKIYTGIITNTLDTMLEEVPREVTVLFDRDDLAIYNSIPTSEGALFLAMKYTDFTIHGSKVAILGFGRIALSLLRTFQALQAEAIVFARKSSQLARAYEMGAKVYPLDEMKERMRDVDICLNTIPAPVLTKEVLTSMPLHTFILDLASAPGGTDFTFAKQRGMNAILAPGIPGMIAPRTAGKILADVCVERITSDFFKGSGAEC
- a CDS encoding dipicolinate synthase subunit B; this encodes MLKGKRIGFGLTGSHCTYEEVLPQIAKLVESGAEVVPIVSYTLQSTDTRFGKATEWVEKIEQLTNQKLIGSIVEAEPLGPKYPLDCMVIAPLTGNSLSKLANALTDSPVLMAAKATMRNLKPVVIALSTNDGLGLNGSNIMKLMATKNIYFVPFGQDAPFKKPNSLVADMTKIKDTVIEALNGRQIQPILIENYG
- the asd gene encoding aspartate-semialdehyde dehydrogenase; this translates as MKAKKEFHVAVVGATGAVGTMILQTLEDRNFPIAKLSLLSSKRSAGTKLMFKGEEVEVKEATPESFEGVDVALFSAGGSVSKKFVPEAVKRGAIVVDNTSAYRMDPNVPLVVPEVNEADLFTHKGIIANPNCSTIQMVVALEPIRKAFGLKKVIVSTYQAVSGAGASAIQELKNQTKQVLEGTKVEKNILPVGSGDKHYQIAFNAIPQIDVFTDNGFTYEEMKMINETKKIMHEPSLKVAATCVRLPIVRGHAESVFIKVDKKGISVEDIQKVLELADGVTVVDSPENQEYPMPVGAEGKRDTFVGRIRKDLDDKKGFHMWIVSDNLLKGAAWNSVQIAESLIKLGLLK
- the dapG gene encoding aspartate kinase → MKVIVQKFGGTSLRDEIGRDRAYKHIMRAIQDGYKVVCVVSAMGRNGDAYATDTLLSLVNPNYLALREKDLLLSCGEVISSIVFTSQLNENGLHAVALTGAQAGFHTNEEHTNAKIIDMKCERIVKELNNADVVVVAGFQGMSKNGEITTLGRGGSDTSAAALGAALSADYIDIFTDVEGVMTADPRIVKDAQPISRLTYNEICNLAYQGAKVIHPRAVEIAMQAKIPIRIRSTYSDSLGTLVTSMTRPNKGQDIAERLVTGIAHVKDVTQIQLETTETSYEMQSGVFKAMASANISVDFININPQGLVYTVSGEKTDEAVRILQTLGYEPKVIPQCAKISAVGAGMTGVPGVTAIIVDALSKAGIQILQSADSHTTIWVLVKEKDMVKAVNALHHAFELEKLNQSSKCSVIR